Proteins from a single region of Catenulispora acidiphila DSM 44928:
- a CDS encoding carbohydrate ABC transporter permease, with translation MTATTAEDSREREDKAGRAARRPGSAVRNPNRKGRSPIFDAPTPHGLVLRYTALVVVLVISIGPMLWELSTSLKSKAEDVYTQNIQLLPHHPTLGNYGEVQNTIPVWHFALNSLTVAVINVTGNVIGATLAGYVLARLKFKGRKLLLAVFVSTLILPAEVTVISKFQMITSMGLGDSILGVCLPDMIAMVNVLLMRNAFLALPKEVEEAAIIDGANAVQRLRHVGLPAVKGVLSVISIFAFIGAWDDFLWPLLVLQSPNKLTLTVGLSYLNGQWSHDPRTIAAGTMMALLPILALFLLLQRYFFRGVAEGAIKG, from the coding sequence GTGACCGCGACCACCGCCGAGGACAGCCGCGAGCGCGAGGACAAGGCGGGGCGCGCGGCGCGCCGCCCGGGCTCGGCCGTGCGGAACCCGAACCGCAAGGGGCGCTCGCCGATCTTCGACGCCCCGACCCCGCACGGGCTGGTGCTGCGCTACACCGCGCTGGTCGTGGTGCTGGTGATCTCGATCGGCCCGATGCTCTGGGAGTTGTCGACCTCGCTGAAGAGCAAGGCCGAGGACGTGTACACGCAGAACATCCAGCTGCTGCCGCACCACCCGACGCTCGGCAACTACGGCGAGGTGCAGAACACCATCCCGGTGTGGCACTTCGCGCTGAACTCGCTGACCGTGGCGGTGATCAACGTCACCGGCAACGTCATCGGCGCCACCCTGGCCGGCTACGTGCTGGCGCGGCTGAAGTTCAAGGGCCGCAAGCTGCTGCTGGCGGTGTTCGTCTCGACGCTGATCCTGCCCGCCGAGGTCACGGTCATCTCCAAGTTCCAGATGATCACCAGCATGGGTCTGGGCGACTCGATCCTCGGGGTCTGCCTGCCGGACATGATCGCGATGGTCAACGTGCTGCTGATGCGCAACGCGTTCCTCGCGCTGCCCAAGGAGGTCGAGGAAGCCGCGATCATCGACGGCGCCAACGCCGTGCAGCGGCTGCGCCACGTCGGCCTGCCGGCGGTCAAGGGCGTGCTGAGCGTGATCTCGATCTTCGCCTTCATCGGCGCCTGGGACGACTTCCTGTGGCCGCTGCTGGTGTTGCAGAGCCCGAACAAGCTCACGCTCACCGTCGGCCTGTCCTACCTGAACGGCCAGTGGTCGCACGACCCGCGCACCATCGCCGCCGGCACCATGATGGCGCTGCTGCCGATCCTGGCGCTGTTCCTGCTGCTGCAACGGTACTTCTTCCGCGGTGTCGCCGAGGGCGCCATCAAGGGATGA
- a CDS encoding ROK family protein has product MYAAIDIGGTKIAAGLVDAEGELRARQERPTPSVDPVTAVEELLAALMADPRWEQVSAVGIGSAGPIDASKGTISPVNIPAWRDFPLVERVADRTGRPVTLAGDGVAMAAGEHWRGAAKGRENVLCMVVSTGVGGGLILGGRLRPGPSGNAGHVGHMCVELDGPPCPCGARGCVEIIASGRAIAARAVREGWKRPAGSATGEATAAEVAASALAGDPIALASFDLSAKALAAAIAGTAALVDIEAAVVGGGVAKSGELLFGPLREHLKEYARLSFTRDVTVHPAALGGDAGLIGAAALVGHAAI; this is encoded by the coding sequence GTGTACGCGGCCATCGACATCGGCGGCACCAAGATCGCGGCGGGGTTGGTCGATGCCGAGGGCGAGCTGCGGGCCCGGCAGGAGCGGCCGACGCCGTCCGTCGACCCGGTCACGGCGGTCGAGGAACTGCTCGCCGCGCTGATGGCGGATCCGCGCTGGGAGCAGGTGTCGGCCGTGGGCATCGGCAGCGCCGGTCCCATCGACGCCTCCAAGGGCACCATCAGCCCGGTGAACATCCCCGCGTGGCGCGACTTCCCGCTGGTCGAGCGGGTCGCCGACCGCACCGGCCGGCCGGTGACGCTGGCCGGCGACGGCGTGGCGATGGCCGCCGGCGAGCACTGGCGCGGCGCGGCGAAGGGCCGCGAGAACGTGCTGTGCATGGTCGTCTCCACCGGCGTCGGCGGCGGCCTGATCCTCGGCGGGCGCCTGCGCCCCGGCCCGAGCGGCAACGCCGGCCACGTCGGCCACATGTGCGTGGAGCTCGACGGCCCGCCCTGCCCCTGCGGCGCGCGCGGCTGCGTGGAGATCATCGCCAGCGGCCGGGCGATCGCGGCCCGCGCGGTCCGCGAAGGCTGGAAGCGGCCCGCCGGAAGCGCGACCGGCGAGGCCACCGCCGCGGAGGTGGCCGCCTCGGCACTGGCCGGCGACCCGATCGCCCTGGCCTCCTTCGACCTGTCGGCCAAAGCCCTCGCGGCGGCCATCGCCGGCACCGCGGCGCTGGTCGACATAGAGGCCGCGGTGGTCGGCGGCGGCGTGGCGAAGTCAGGGGAGCTGCTCTTCGGCCCGCTGCGCGAGCACCTGAAGGAGTACGCCCGCCTGTCGTTCACCCGCGACGTGACCGTGCACCCGGCGGCGCTCGGCGGAGACGCCGGCCTGATCGGCGCGGCGGCGCTGGTGGGGCACGCGGCGATTTAG
- a CDS encoding glycoside hydrolase 5 family protein — MVQSTASQPPQSPPSTPRFGVNYTPSSGWFHHWLDFDLDAVRADLDSIAALGMDHVRVFPLWPVFQPNRTLIRPAAVEQLVAVADAAGERGLDVNVDGLQGHLSSFDFQPAWIHSWHRRNMFTDPDVVGAEAEYLRTLASALADRPNFIGMTLGNETNQFSGDPHPDPDRITPAQAAAWLDRLLEACEQGAPGKFHLHCSYDAAWYLDDHPFTPAHAARYGAATAIHSWVFNGTQQRYGTDSAAVAHHAEYMIELSKAWSADPRRPVWLQEVGAPQPHVPADKAADFTRATVANALDCPDLWGITWWCSHDVSKDLADFPELEYSLGLLTNDREPKPAGLELAKIVGEIRGQWAPPAPRSVGLVLDLPEEVTARATCGPGGGFYEAFMHLLEEGARPTAVLAGLAGDKNHLTARGITEVLAVEDVWS, encoded by the coding sequence ATGGTTCAGAGCACGGCGTCTCAGCCCCCGCAGTCTCCGCCGTCCACCCCGCGCTTCGGCGTCAACTACACCCCCAGCTCCGGCTGGTTCCACCACTGGCTCGACTTCGACCTGGACGCCGTGCGCGCCGACCTGGACTCGATCGCCGCGCTCGGCATGGACCACGTGCGGGTCTTCCCGCTGTGGCCGGTGTTCCAGCCCAACCGCACGCTGATCCGCCCCGCGGCGGTCGAGCAGCTGGTGGCTGTCGCCGACGCCGCCGGCGAGCGCGGCCTGGACGTGAACGTCGACGGCCTGCAGGGCCACCTGTCCAGCTTCGACTTCCAGCCGGCGTGGATCCACAGCTGGCACCGGCGGAACATGTTCACCGACCCCGACGTGGTCGGCGCCGAGGCCGAGTATCTGCGGACCCTGGCCTCGGCGCTGGCCGACCGGCCCAACTTCATCGGCATGACGCTCGGCAACGAGACCAACCAGTTCTCCGGCGACCCGCACCCGGATCCGGACCGCATCACCCCCGCGCAGGCGGCGGCGTGGCTGGACCGGCTGCTGGAGGCCTGCGAGCAGGGCGCGCCGGGCAAGTTCCACCTGCACTGCTCCTACGACGCCGCCTGGTACCTCGACGACCACCCCTTCACCCCGGCGCACGCCGCCCGCTACGGCGCCGCGACCGCGATCCACTCCTGGGTCTTCAACGGCACGCAGCAGCGCTACGGCACGGACTCCGCGGCCGTGGCGCACCACGCCGAGTACATGATCGAGCTGTCCAAGGCCTGGTCCGCCGATCCGCGCCGGCCGGTGTGGCTGCAAGAGGTCGGCGCGCCGCAGCCGCACGTCCCCGCCGACAAGGCGGCCGACTTCACCCGCGCGACGGTGGCTAACGCGCTCGACTGCCCGGACCTGTGGGGCATCACCTGGTGGTGTTCGCACGACGTGAGCAAGGACCTGGCCGACTTCCCCGAGCTGGAGTACAGCCTCGGGCTGCTGACCAACGACCGCGAGCCCAAGCCGGCCGGACTGGAGCTGGCGAAGATCGTCGGCGAGATCCGCGGGCAGTGGGCGCCGCCCGCGCCGCGGAGCGTCGGACTGGTCCTGGACCTGCCCGAAGAGGTCACGGCGCGCGCCACATGCGGACCCGGCGGTGGTTTCTACGAAGCCTTCATGCATTTATTAGAAGAAGGTGCGCGGCCCACAGCTGTACTCGCCGGGCTCGCTGGGGATAAGAATCACTTGACTGCGCGCGGCATCACCGAGGTGCTGGCCGTCGAGGACGTTTGGAGCTAA
- a CDS encoding carbohydrate ABC transporter permease: protein MRSHRFYTPWLLMLPALIWLALFSVWPAINTVTLSFTNVHQLTGGHFIGLKNYWLLWHDPHIRDAILNTIVFMVICVPLLTLLPLLLALLVQRNVPGISFFRTAFYFPVIASAVTVALIWKWMLDDRGLFNNLLQTMGFVHKTVPFLTDRWLLLLSAIALTVWKGLGYYMILYMSALGSVRRELHEAAAVDGAGTVRRFWSITVPGVRGTMILISVLIAVNAMRVFGELYILGGPTGGVGGQDVSIVMLVQQAASGSDGRLGYASAISVFLFFLTAVPLLFLTRLNKSTQEES, encoded by the coding sequence ATGAGGTCCCACCGGTTCTACACGCCGTGGCTGCTGATGCTCCCGGCCCTGATATGGCTCGCGCTGTTCAGCGTGTGGCCGGCGATCAACACCGTCACGCTGTCGTTCACGAACGTGCACCAGCTGACCGGTGGGCACTTCATCGGATTGAAGAACTACTGGCTTCTGTGGCACGACCCGCACATCCGGGACGCGATCTTGAACACCATCGTCTTCATGGTGATCTGCGTCCCGCTGCTCACCCTGCTCCCGCTGCTGCTGGCCCTGCTGGTGCAGCGGAACGTCCCCGGCATCTCCTTCTTCCGGACCGCGTTCTACTTCCCGGTCATCGCCTCGGCGGTGACGGTGGCGCTGATCTGGAAGTGGATGCTCGACGACCGCGGGCTGTTCAACAACCTGCTGCAGACCATGGGCTTCGTCCACAAGACGGTGCCGTTCCTGACCGACCGCTGGCTGCTGCTGCTCAGCGCCATCGCGCTGACGGTCTGGAAGGGTCTGGGCTACTACATGATCCTGTACATGTCCGCGCTGGGCAGCGTGCGGCGCGAACTGCACGAGGCCGCGGCGGTGGACGGCGCCGGGACGGTGCGCCGCTTCTGGAGCATCACGGTGCCCGGCGTGCGCGGCACCATGATCCTGATCTCGGTGCTGATCGCGGTGAACGCCATGCGCGTGTTCGGCGAGCTGTACATCCTCGGCGGCCCGACCGGCGGCGTCGGCGGCCAGGACGTCTCGATCGTGATGCTGGTGCAGCAGGCCGCCTCCGGCAGCGACGGCCGCCTGGGCTACGCCAGCGCGATCAGCGTGTTCCTGTTCTTCCTCACCGCCGTGCCGCTGCTGTTCCTGACCCGCCTGAACAAGAGCACCCAGGAGGAGTCGTGA
- a CDS encoding alpha-mannosidase: MHDNRSLVEHRLKRVLEERITPAIYPESVPLTGSIWVAPGEPVPVAEGLAAPREPVAVGAKWGAPWGTSWLTVAGTVPARWAGKTVEAIIDLGFDKNMPGFQCEGLVYRSDGSPVKGLNPRNQWVRVADKAVGGEEVLLHVEAASNPVILDYHPFLPTLLGDKETAGDEPQYRLEALELAVFDETVWNLVADLEVLGELMAELPEDSARRYEIVRAVEKALDAVDLQNVNATAAAARECLAGVLAKPAVPSAHQISAVGHAHIDSAWLWPLRETVRKVARTTANMTNLLDSEPEFIYTMSQAAQYDFIKTHRPEVYEKVKKAVADGRFVPSGGMWVESDTNMPGSEAMARQFVYGKRFFLEEFGIENDEAWLPDTFGFAGGLPQIIKAAGSKWLLTQKISWSQVNKFPHHTFLWEGIDGTRIFTHFPPIDTYNCSMKGSEIAHAARNFKDKGRASMSLAPTGWGDGGGGTTREMVAKAKRMKDLEGSAKVSWDKPAAFFAKAEAEYQNPPVWVGELYLELHRATLTSQAKTKQGNRNSEQWLYLAELTAAAAAVRAGAEYPYDVLDRTWKTVLLHQFHDILPGSSIAWVHREAEKTYQEVAETLMGLTVTAMQTLAGAGVYPEAGGLGSDGAPVTVEEALARASVLPEGVVAVSVSERTGGGHVLDNGLVRVEIDDRGLVVSIFDLEQDRETLPPGAAANLLQIHPDFPNMWDAWDVDEFYRNTVTDLTDADDVSVLGFGGLPQIASVEVRRSFGSSTVRQIILLKSESKAVEFTTYVDWHETEKFLKLAFPMDIHADRYASETQFGHIYRPTHTNTSWEAAKFEACNHGFLHFAEPGFGVAILSGSTYGHDVTRTVRADGGTTVTARVSLLRAPRFPDPETDQGEHVFHHALAPSATIGDAVRQGRLMNPVVGAVFGEFASIEPLFGIDNDAVTPSAVKLADDRSGDVVLRVYESHGGRASALITPKFGFSGFEICDLLERPITREGVTVVSDNDGLRVSLRPFQLLTLRFTRTTGSEA, translated from the coding sequence ATGCACGATAACCGGTCCTTGGTGGAACACCGTCTGAAGCGCGTCCTGGAGGAGCGCATCACCCCGGCGATCTACCCGGAGTCGGTGCCGTTGACGGGGTCGATCTGGGTCGCGCCCGGCGAGCCGGTGCCGGTCGCCGAAGGCCTGGCCGCACCGCGCGAGCCGGTCGCGGTGGGCGCCAAGTGGGGCGCGCCGTGGGGGACGAGCTGGCTGACGGTCGCCGGGACGGTGCCCGCGCGGTGGGCGGGCAAGACCGTCGAGGCGATCATCGACCTCGGGTTCGACAAGAACATGCCCGGCTTCCAGTGCGAGGGCCTGGTCTACCGGTCCGACGGCTCGCCGGTGAAGGGTCTGAACCCGCGCAACCAGTGGGTGCGCGTGGCGGACAAGGCGGTCGGCGGCGAGGAGGTGCTCCTGCACGTCGAGGCGGCCTCGAACCCGGTGATCCTGGACTACCACCCCTTCCTGCCGACGCTGCTCGGGGACAAGGAGACCGCCGGCGACGAGCCGCAGTACCGGCTGGAGGCGCTGGAGCTCGCGGTCTTCGACGAGACGGTCTGGAACCTGGTCGCCGACCTGGAAGTGCTCGGCGAGCTGATGGCCGAGCTGCCGGAGGACTCCGCGCGGCGCTATGAGATCGTCCGCGCGGTGGAGAAGGCGCTGGACGCCGTCGACCTGCAGAACGTCAACGCCACCGCGGCCGCGGCGCGCGAGTGTCTGGCCGGCGTCCTGGCCAAGCCCGCCGTGCCCTCCGCGCACCAGATCTCGGCGGTCGGCCACGCGCACATCGACTCGGCGTGGCTGTGGCCGCTGCGCGAGACGGTCCGCAAGGTCGCGCGCACCACGGCGAACATGACCAACCTGCTGGACTCCGAACCCGAGTTCATCTACACGATGTCCCAGGCCGCGCAGTACGACTTCATCAAGACGCACCGCCCCGAGGTCTACGAGAAGGTCAAGAAGGCGGTCGCCGACGGCCGCTTCGTCCCGTCGGGGGGCATGTGGGTCGAGTCGGACACGAACATGCCCGGCTCGGAGGCGATGGCGCGCCAGTTCGTCTACGGCAAGCGCTTCTTCCTGGAAGAGTTCGGCATCGAGAACGACGAGGCCTGGCTCCCGGACACCTTCGGCTTCGCCGGCGGCCTGCCGCAGATCATCAAGGCGGCCGGCAGCAAGTGGCTGCTGACCCAGAAGATCAGCTGGAGCCAGGTCAACAAGTTCCCGCACCACACCTTCCTGTGGGAGGGCATCGACGGCACGCGGATCTTCACCCACTTCCCGCCGATCGACACCTACAACTGCTCGATGAAGGGCAGCGAGATCGCGCACGCCGCGCGCAACTTCAAGGACAAGGGCCGCGCCTCGATGTCGCTGGCGCCGACCGGCTGGGGCGACGGCGGCGGCGGGACGACCCGCGAGATGGTCGCCAAGGCCAAGCGGATGAAGGACCTGGAGGGCTCGGCGAAGGTCTCCTGGGACAAGCCCGCGGCGTTCTTCGCCAAGGCCGAGGCGGAGTATCAGAACCCGCCGGTGTGGGTCGGGGAGCTGTATCTGGAGCTGCACCGGGCCACGCTGACCAGCCAGGCGAAGACCAAGCAGGGGAACCGGAACAGCGAGCAGTGGCTGTACCTGGCCGAGCTGACCGCCGCCGCCGCCGCGGTGCGGGCCGGTGCCGAGTACCCCTACGACGTCCTGGACCGGACCTGGAAAACGGTGCTGCTGCACCAGTTCCACGACATCCTTCCCGGTTCCTCGATCGCCTGGGTGCACCGCGAGGCGGAGAAGACGTATCAGGAGGTCGCCGAGACCCTCATGGGCCTGACGGTGACGGCCATGCAGACGCTGGCCGGCGCGGGGGTGTACCCCGAGGCGGGCGGCCTGGGCTCGGACGGCGCGCCGGTCACGGTCGAGGAGGCGCTGGCGCGCGCCTCGGTGCTGCCGGAGGGCGTCGTCGCCGTCAGCGTCTCGGAGCGGACCGGCGGCGGCCATGTGCTCGACAACGGCCTGGTCCGGGTGGAGATCGACGACCGCGGCCTGGTGGTCTCGATCTTCGACCTCGAGCAGGACCGGGAGACCCTGCCGCCGGGCGCCGCGGCGAACCTGCTGCAGATCCACCCGGACTTCCCGAACATGTGGGACGCGTGGGACGTCGATGAGTTCTACCGCAATACCGTGACCGATCTGACCGACGCCGACGACGTCTCAGTGCTCGGCTTCGGAGGGCTGCCGCAGATCGCGAGCGTCGAAGTGCGCCGCTCGTTCGGCTCCTCGACGGTACGGCAGATCATCTTGCTGAAGAGCGAGTCCAAGGCGGTGGAGTTCACCACCTACGTCGACTGGCACGAGACCGAGAAGTTCCTGAAGCTCGCCTTCCCCATGGACATCCACGCCGACCGCTACGCCTCGGAGACCCAGTTCGGCCACATCTACCGGCCGACCCACACCAACACCTCGTGGGAGGCGGCGAAGTTCGAGGCCTGCAACCACGGCTTCCTGCACTTCGCCGAGCCCGGCTTCGGCGTGGCGATCCTGAGCGGGTCCACCTACGGCCACGACGTCACGCGCACCGTGCGCGCCGACGGCGGGACCACGGTCACCGCCCGGGTCTCGCTGCTGCGCGCGCCGCGGTTCCCCGACCCCGAGACCGACCAGGGCGAGCACGTCTTCCACCACGCGCTGGCACCCAGCGCGACGATCGGGGACGCGGTCCGGCAGGGCCGCCTGATGAACCCCGTCGTCGGTGCGGTCTTCGGCGAGTTCGCCTCGATCGAACCTTTGTTCGGCATCGACAACGACGCCGTCACCCCCTCGGCGGTCAAGCTCGCCGACGACCGGAGCGGCGACGTCGTGCTGCGCGTCTACGAATCGCACGGCGGCCGGGCCTCGGCGCTCATCACGCCGAAGTTCGGTTTCTCGGGCTTTGAGATCTGCGATTTGCTTGAGCGCCCGATCACCCGAGAGGGTGTCACCGTGGTCTCGGACAACGATGGACTCCGTGTGAGTCTGAGGCCCTTCCAGCTCCTCACGCTTCGTTTCACTCGCACGACCGGTTCGGAGGCCTGA
- a CDS encoding helix-turn-helix transcriptional regulator, translating to MSASPSAGDASDVHVGTRNRVARSILANGPSTAVDLGKRLKMTPAGVRRHLDALLAEDLVEARQQRTYGQRGRGRPAKVFALTDRGRGVFYQAYDQLAVDALKFLADSAGSAAVEAFARKRVAELADRFRERMDSVPAEERPALLAKLLTEDGYAAGLRQSGNAPAAGEQLCQHHCPVAHVAEQFPQLCEAETEAFAELLGTHVQRLATIAHGDGVCTTFIPMTATATGTGKSTEVSGGNAL from the coding sequence GTGAGCGCGTCGCCGTCCGCCGGCGACGCGTCCGACGTGCACGTCGGCACGCGGAACCGGGTCGCGCGGAGCATTCTGGCCAACGGGCCCTCGACCGCGGTGGATCTGGGTAAGCGGCTGAAGATGACGCCCGCCGGTGTGCGGCGTCACCTGGATGCGCTGCTCGCCGAAGATCTCGTCGAGGCGCGGCAGCAGCGGACTTACGGGCAGCGCGGCCGCGGCCGTCCGGCCAAGGTCTTCGCGCTCACCGACCGGGGGCGCGGAGTCTTCTACCAGGCGTACGACCAGCTGGCCGTCGACGCGCTGAAGTTCCTCGCCGACAGTGCGGGGTCCGCGGCGGTCGAGGCGTTCGCGCGCAAGCGGGTGGCCGAGCTGGCCGACCGGTTCCGGGAGCGGATGGACTCCGTGCCCGCCGAGGAGCGTCCCGCGCTGCTCGCCAAGCTTCTGACCGAGGACGGCTACGCCGCCGGACTCCGCCAGAGTGGCAACGCGCCCGCCGCCGGCGAGCAGCTGTGCCAGCACCACTGCCCGGTGGCCCATGTCGCCGAGCAGTTCCCGCAGTTGTGCGAGGCCGAGACCGAGGCCTTCGCCGAGCTGCTGGGGACCCACGTCCAACGACTCGCGACCATCGCCCACGGCGACGGCGTCTGCACGACTTTCATCCCGATGACCGCTACAGCCACCGGGACTGGCAAGAGCACTGAGGTTTCCGGAGGGAACGCGCTATGA
- the mgrA gene encoding L-glyceraldehyde 3-phosphate reductase — MNVLSTYAADPERYDDRMPYRRSGLSGLKLPLVSLGLWHNFGDGKPLEDQRAVLRRAFDLGVTHFDLANNYGPPYGSAETNFGHVYAQDFRPYRDELVISTKAGYDMWPGPYGEWGSRKYLLASLDQSLTRMGLDYVDIFYSHRFDPETPLEETMGALASAVQQGKALYVGISSYNSEQTREAAALLRGMGVRALIHQPSYSILNRWIEEDSLLDATAETGMGCIAFSPLQQGLLTSRYLDGTIPTGSRASIGRFLSKDNLTPEVLTKLRGLNELAGKRGQSLAQMATQWVVRDPRMTSALIGASSVAQLEENVAAVSGPEFSAEELAAIDELALG, encoded by the coding sequence ATGAACGTCCTTTCCACCTATGCCGCCGATCCGGAGCGCTACGACGACCGCATGCCCTACCGGCGCAGCGGGCTGTCCGGGCTGAAGCTGCCGCTGGTCTCGCTCGGGCTGTGGCACAACTTCGGCGACGGCAAGCCGCTGGAGGACCAGCGCGCGGTGCTGCGGCGGGCCTTCGACCTCGGCGTGACGCACTTCGACCTGGCGAACAACTACGGCCCGCCCTACGGCTCGGCCGAGACCAACTTCGGGCACGTGTACGCGCAGGACTTCCGGCCGTACCGGGACGAGCTGGTGATCTCCACCAAGGCCGGGTACGACATGTGGCCCGGGCCGTACGGCGAGTGGGGCTCGCGCAAGTACCTGCTGGCCTCCCTGGACCAGTCGCTGACCCGGATGGGCCTGGACTACGTCGACATCTTCTACTCCCACCGCTTCGACCCGGAGACTCCGCTGGAGGAGACGATGGGCGCGCTGGCCTCGGCGGTGCAGCAGGGCAAGGCGCTGTACGTCGGCATCTCCTCCTACAACTCCGAGCAGACCCGCGAGGCCGCGGCGCTGCTGCGCGGAATGGGTGTGCGGGCCCTGATCCACCAGCCCTCGTACTCGATCCTGAACCGCTGGATCGAGGAGGACTCGCTGCTGGACGCGACCGCCGAGACCGGCATGGGCTGCATCGCCTTCAGCCCGCTGCAGCAGGGCCTGCTGACCTCGCGCTACCTGGACGGGACCATCCCGACCGGCTCGCGGGCCTCGATCGGGCGCTTCCTGTCCAAGGACAACCTGACGCCGGAGGTGCTCACCAAGCTGCGCGGGCTCAACGAGCTGGCCGGCAAGCGCGGGCAGTCGCTGGCGCAGATGGCCACGCAGTGGGTCGTCCGCGACCCGCGCATGACCTCGGCGCTGATCGGTGCCTCCTCGGTGGCGCAGCTGGAGGAGAACGTGGCCGCGGTGTCCGGGCCGGAGTTCTCCGCCGAGGAGCTGGCCGCGATCGACGAACTGGCGCTGGGTTAG
- a CDS encoding ABC transporter substrate-binding protein — MTMRRTTAISAIAVAATLLAGCGVGSKSSSSDANKTVSTTAALSGTITFQTWSLKNDKFTPYFTKLIADFKTAHPGTEVNWIDQPGDGYPTKVTSQVSTGSLPDVINLPPDIAHAVAKTGNLLDLKQNVPTLQTDYVKSGLSAYNYQDISGGSQFFGFPWYLGTDVSYWNKTMMAKDGLDAANPPKTFDDLVAQAKIMHDKSGGKDYLMSRAPGLSDIANTGTKLLSADGTKFAFNTSQAEAMLDKYTAAYKAGYLPSNVLDNSYEGNSTLFSKQQVAWTTGGGNLITSLQQDNPTLAPNVVPSPALDTAPLYVQGLSVSSKSKNLPLAVAFAEFVTDNENQAGFVKLAPGFLPGSAASANDPQYSKSDGTTQGDASVIAYKDMQTAVNFTPPIWTDAMNTLLNQEIAKAMTGKETSKQALDNTVNQANALLSQ, encoded by the coding sequence ATGACCATGCGCAGGACCACAGCGATATCCGCCATAGCCGTCGCCGCTACGCTGCTGGCCGGCTGCGGCGTCGGAAGCAAGTCCTCGTCGTCGGACGCGAACAAGACCGTCTCCACCACGGCGGCGCTGTCGGGCACCATCACCTTCCAGACCTGGTCGCTGAAGAACGACAAGTTCACCCCGTACTTCACGAAGCTGATCGCCGACTTCAAGACGGCGCACCCGGGCACCGAGGTCAACTGGATCGACCAGCCCGGCGACGGCTACCCGACCAAGGTCACCAGCCAGGTCTCCACCGGCAGCCTGCCGGACGTGATCAACCTGCCGCCGGACATCGCGCACGCGGTGGCCAAGACCGGCAACCTGCTGGACCTGAAGCAGAACGTGCCGACGCTGCAGACGGACTACGTCAAGAGCGGTCTGAGCGCCTACAACTACCAGGACATCTCCGGCGGCTCCCAGTTCTTCGGCTTCCCCTGGTACCTCGGTACCGACGTGAGCTACTGGAACAAGACGATGATGGCCAAGGACGGCCTGGACGCGGCCAACCCGCCGAAGACGTTCGACGACCTGGTCGCCCAGGCGAAGATCATGCACGACAAGTCCGGCGGCAAGGACTACCTGATGTCCCGCGCCCCGGGGCTGTCGGACATCGCGAACACCGGCACCAAGCTGCTGTCCGCCGACGGCACGAAGTTCGCCTTCAACACCTCGCAGGCCGAGGCGATGCTGGACAAGTACACCGCCGCCTACAAGGCCGGGTACCTCCCCTCGAACGTGCTGGACAACAGCTACGAGGGCAACTCCACGCTGTTCAGCAAGCAGCAGGTCGCCTGGACCACCGGCGGCGGCAACCTGATCACCAGCCTGCAGCAGGACAACCCGACGCTGGCGCCGAACGTGGTCCCCTCCCCGGCGCTGGACACCGCGCCGCTGTACGTGCAGGGCCTGTCGGTCTCCAGCAAGAGCAAGAACCTCCCGCTGGCGGTGGCCTTCGCCGAGTTCGTGACGGACAACGAGAACCAGGCCGGCTTCGTCAAGCTGGCGCCGGGCTTCCTGCCGGGCTCCGCGGCCTCCGCGAACGACCCGCAGTACAGCAAGAGCGACGGCACCACGCAGGGCGACGCCTCGGTGATCGCCTACAAGGACATGCAGACCGCGGTGAACTTCACCCCGCCGATCTGGACCGACGCGATGAACACGCTCCTGAACCAGGAGATCGCCAAGGCGATGACCGGCAAGGAGACCTCCAAGCAGGCCTTGGACAACACGGTGAACCAGGCGAACGCACTGCTCTCGCAGTGA
- a CDS encoding DUF4328 domain-containing protein: MPDAREACRARRGRKNAGLWGPQRRSQGWTIGGWFTPVVNLWFPMQIMQDVWRASDTEPNGSAGLGRVAAGWWTCWILAWLTGYRTFTARSTAPDGTRVVAEQASFFLDSTVVSALCLAVGAVLMRRMIVLITAMQRARGVA; encoded by the coding sequence TTGCCCGACGCGCGGGAAGCCTGCCGAGCCAGGCGCGGTCGCAAGAACGCCGGGCTGTGGGGTCCGCAGAGGCGCTCGCAGGGATGGACCATAGGCGGCTGGTTCACGCCGGTGGTCAACTTGTGGTTCCCGATGCAGATCATGCAGGACGTCTGGCGTGCCTCCGACACTGAGCCGAATGGCTCTGCCGGTCTCGGGCGGGTGGCCGCCGGTTGGTGGACGTGCTGGATCCTGGCCTGGCTGACCGGCTACCGCACCTTCACGGCGCGCAGTACCGCGCCGGACGGGACTAGGGTGGTGGCTGAGCAGGCCAGCTTCTTTCTGGACAGTACCGTGGTCAGCGCCTTGTGCCTGGCTGTCGGGGCGGTGCTGATGCGGCGGATGATCGTCTTGATCACCGCGATGCAGCGGGCGCGCGGGGTCGCGTGA